One Triticum dicoccoides isolate Atlit2015 ecotype Zavitan chromosome 4B, WEW_v2.0, whole genome shotgun sequence genomic window carries:
- the LOC119290728 gene encoding arogenate dehydratase/prephenate dehydratase 2, chloroplastic-like isoform X2, translating to MASMTTPRLPFLPARTCSAAAAFSSLSSSPLQCCPVKRTSVTNANSAPLLSTSRPGAPAADGVGAADLNRLRASAMPVADSPLPAYCNPHELPRPLTSAALMESSGEGLKVAYQGFPGAYSESAAKKAYPHCQTVPCEHFDTAFQAVENCTVDRAVLSLENTLGGSIHRNYDLLLRHELHIVGDVRLAVRHCLLANRGVKIGNLRSVMSHPQALAQCEHTLTELGIEQRQAVDDTAGAAKLVTEQMLQDTGAVASSLAAELYGLDILAENIQDEKENVTRFMMLAREPIVPQIDKPFKTSIVFSLEDWKPAQLLKALAIFALRDINLTKEFAPFVRVLGSYPTDVSEV from the exons ATGGCCTCCATGACTACCCCTCGGCTCCCCTTCCTCCCGGCCCGGACatgctctgccgccgccgccttctctTCGTTGTCCTCCTCCCCGTTACAATGCTGCCCTGTTAAACGCACGAGCGTCACTAACGCCAACTCAGCCCCCCTCCTTTCTACCTCGCGGCCAGGGGCGCCCGCGGCGGACGGCGTAGGGGCCGCCGACCTCAACCGCCTCCGGGCCTCTGCTATGCCTGTCGCGGACAGCCCTCTACCCGCCTACTGCAATCCACATGAGTTACCTC GGCCTCTCACTAGTGCGGCTCTAATGGAGTCGAGCGGGGAGGGGCTCAAGGTTGCCTACCAG GGCTTCCCTGGAGCGTACAGCGAGTCCGCGGCAAAGAAGGCCTATCCGCATTGCCAGACGGTGCCATGCGAGCACTTCGATACTGCATTTCAG GCTGTTGAAAACTGTACAGTTGATAGGGCGGTATTGTCACTTGAGAATACTCTGGGCGGTAGTATACATCGGAACTATGACCTCCTACTTCGTCATGAGCTACACATAGTTGGAGATGTTCGCCTTGCAGTTCGGCATTGCTTGTTAGCCAATCGTGGAGTGAAGATTGGAAACCTAAGAAGTGTCATGAGCCATCCCCAG GCTCTTGCGCAATGTGAGCATACACTGACAGAGTTAGGAATTGAACAGAGACAAGCTGTTGATGACACTGCTGGTGCAGCAAAG TTAGTTACAGAACAAATGCTCCAAGATACTGGTGCTGTTGCCAGTTCATTAGCTGCAGAACTTTATGGCCTGGATATTCTTGCTGAAAATATTCAG GATGAAAAAGAGAATGTCACCCGTTTTATGATGCTTGCTCGGGAACCTATTGTACCTCAGATTGATAAACCATTCAAG ACCAGCATTGTGTTTTCACTTGAAGATTGGAAACCTGCGCAGCTCCTCAAGGCACTTGCAATTTTTGCATTGAGGGACATCAACCTCACCAAG GAGTTTGCACCCTTTGTAAGAGTCCTGGGGAGCTATCCTACAGACGTGAGTGAAGTTTGA
- the LOC119290728 gene encoding arogenate dehydratase/prephenate dehydratase 2, chloroplastic-like isoform X1 produces MASMTTPRLPFLPARTCSAAAAFSSLSSSPLQCCPVKRTSVTNANSAPLLSTSRPGAPAADGVGAADLNRLRASAMPVADSPLPAYCNPHELPRPLTSAALMESSGEGLKVAYQGFPGAYSESAAKKAYPHCQTVPCEHFDTAFQAVENCTVDRAVLSLENTLGGSIHRNYDLLLRHELHIVGDVRLAVRHCLLANRGVKIGNLRSVMSHPQALAQCEHTLTELGIEQRQAVDDTAGAAKLVTEQMLQDTGAVASSLAAELYGLDILAENIQDEKENVTRFMMLAREPIVPQIDKPFKTSIVFSLEDWKPAQLLKALAIFALRDINLTKIESRPHKKRPFRVADDTFSTPVKYFNYLFYVDLEASMADPKTLKALGNLEEFAPFVRVLGSYPTDVSEV; encoded by the exons ATGGCCTCCATGACTACCCCTCGGCTCCCCTTCCTCCCGGCCCGGACatgctctgccgccgccgccttctctTCGTTGTCCTCCTCCCCGTTACAATGCTGCCCTGTTAAACGCACGAGCGTCACTAACGCCAACTCAGCCCCCCTCCTTTCTACCTCGCGGCCAGGGGCGCCCGCGGCGGACGGCGTAGGGGCCGCCGACCTCAACCGCCTCCGGGCCTCTGCTATGCCTGTCGCGGACAGCCCTCTACCCGCCTACTGCAATCCACATGAGTTACCTC GGCCTCTCACTAGTGCGGCTCTAATGGAGTCGAGCGGGGAGGGGCTCAAGGTTGCCTACCAG GGCTTCCCTGGAGCGTACAGCGAGTCCGCGGCAAAGAAGGCCTATCCGCATTGCCAGACGGTGCCATGCGAGCACTTCGATACTGCATTTCAG GCTGTTGAAAACTGTACAGTTGATAGGGCGGTATTGTCACTTGAGAATACTCTGGGCGGTAGTATACATCGGAACTATGACCTCCTACTTCGTCATGAGCTACACATAGTTGGAGATGTTCGCCTTGCAGTTCGGCATTGCTTGTTAGCCAATCGTGGAGTGAAGATTGGAAACCTAAGAAGTGTCATGAGCCATCCCCAG GCTCTTGCGCAATGTGAGCATACACTGACAGAGTTAGGAATTGAACAGAGACAAGCTGTTGATGACACTGCTGGTGCAGCAAAG TTAGTTACAGAACAAATGCTCCAAGATACTGGTGCTGTTGCCAGTTCATTAGCTGCAGAACTTTATGGCCTGGATATTCTTGCTGAAAATATTCAG GATGAAAAAGAGAATGTCACCCGTTTTATGATGCTTGCTCGGGAACCTATTGTACCTCAGATTGATAAACCATTCAAG ACCAGCATTGTGTTTTCACTTGAAGATTGGAAACCTGCGCAGCTCCTCAAGGCACTTGCAATTTTTGCATTGAGGGACATCAACCTCACCAAG ATAGAAAGCCGCCCACACAAGAAAAGGCCTTTTCGTGTAGCTGATGATACTTTCTCCACACCCGTCAA GTACTTCAACTACCTCTTTTATGTCGACCTTGAGGCATCAATGGCTGATCCAAAAACTCTGAAAGCTCTTGGAAATTTGGAG GAGTTTGCACCCTTTGTAAGAGTCCTGGGGAGCTATCCTACAGACGTGAGTGAAGTTTGA